DNA sequence from the Chryseobacterium indicum genome:
ATAATGGTCTTGCCTTGTTGGGATTTCCGGTTTTATGAAGATTCACATCTTCAATGGTCTGAATTTTTAGAGTATCAGCTTCTACATATTTCATCTGCGCGTCCAAAGAAAGTGCTGCGAATAATAATCCTATTGTGGCTAGCTGCTTTTTCATGATAGTCTATGTTATTTAGAGTGGTTTTAAATAAAGTGCAAATGTATATTATTATTTAGAATTAATAAAAATTATAAACTGATTTTTGTCATTAATTTTTAATTTAGAATTGGCGTTTTCCCTTATTTTAGTAGGGATGAGAACTTTAGATTAAATATCTTTGTTAAAAAATAAATCTATGCAGTTAGTAAAAGTTGGACTTTGCGCGTTCGGAATGAGCGGAAAAGTTTTTCATTCCCCGTTTTTGAAAGAACATCCTGGATTTTTTATTTCCGCAATTGTGGAAAGAAATAAGGAAGAATCTAAAGAAAAATATCCTGAAGCAAAAATTTACCGTTCCGTAGAAGAAATGCTGGAAAATGCCGATATCGAACTCGTGGTTGTCAATACTCCGGTTCAGACGCATTTTGAGTATGCAAAAAAAGCACTGGAAGCAGGGAAAAATGTAGTGGTTGAAAAACCTTTTACCGTAAATGTTGCTGAAGCAGAAGAACTGGCAAAACTGGCGGAAGAGAAAAAATTATTTGTAAGCGTTTACCAAAACAGAAGATTCGACCGCGATTATCTTCAGGTACAGAAAATCATCAACGAAGGAAAACTGGGAAATATCAAAGAGGCGGAAATCCGTTTCGACAGATTCCGTACCGAACCAAGCGGAAAAGCGCATAAGGAAAATCCTGAAGCTGTAGGTTCCGGTTCTCTGCATGATTTGGGATCGCACTTGGTGGATCAGGCAGTTCAGTATTTCGGGTTTCCCGAAAAACTCTTTGCCGATGTTTTTTCTATGAAAGGAAAAGAATTTGCCAATGATTATTTTGAAATTATTTTGTGTTATCCGAATGATTTAAGAGTAAGGCTGAAATCTTCAGTATTCACCAAAGAAGCGCATTTTGCTTATGTTATTCACGGAGAGAAAGGAAGTTTTTTGCAGGAAAGAACCGATCATCAGGAAAATGAACTCGTTGCAGGAGCAATTCCGGAATATGGTGAAGAATGGACAAAACCTTTAACGGAAACCGATGGAATTCTGAATTATCTAAATGAAAATAAAGAAACCGAAAGAATCCTTACTTCAAGCGAACCCGGAAATTACATGAATTATTATCAGCAGATTTACGAATTTATCGTTTTCGGATACGCATTGCCTTCACCTGCTGAAGAAATCATCAAAAATATGAAAATCATCGATGCGGCTGTGGAAAGTTCCAGACAGGAGAAAGTGATTTACTTTTAGAGTCTTTAAGGTGAGAGAGTTTTAGAGTCTTAGAGTTTGAGTGTGTGAGAGTCTTAGAGTTTTAGGGTGTGAGTGTGAGAGAGTTTTAGAGTTTGAGGGTTTGGAAGTTTTATTGCAGTTTAGAGTTATGAATCTTAAAGCAGGATTTTTAGAGTAAGAAAATTTAATATCAATTAAAATATAACACTCCACACTCTAAAACTCTCACACACTAAGACACTAAAACCCTCACACCCTCAAACTCTCAGACTCTCAAACCCAACTACGCTTCACCCAAAATCTCCTGAAGTTCAAGCCATCTCATTTCATGGTTTTCCAAAGTTTCAGAGATGGATTCTAGATCGGCAGAAAGTTTGGATATTTTCTCGTACTCTGCTTCATTATTAAGCTGATCTAATATTTTCGCTCTTTTTTCCTCTAATTCCGGCATTTCTTTCT
Encoded proteins:
- a CDS encoding Gfo/Idh/MocA family oxidoreductase; translation: MQLVKVGLCAFGMSGKVFHSPFLKEHPGFFISAIVERNKEESKEKYPEAKIYRSVEEMLENADIELVVVNTPVQTHFEYAKKALEAGKNVVVEKPFTVNVAEAEELAKLAEEKKLFVSVYQNRRFDRDYLQVQKIINEGKLGNIKEAEIRFDRFRTEPSGKAHKENPEAVGSGSLHDLGSHLVDQAVQYFGFPEKLFADVFSMKGKEFANDYFEIILCYPNDLRVRLKSSVFTKEAHFAYVIHGEKGSFLQERTDHQENELVAGAIPEYGEEWTKPLTETDGILNYLNENKETERILTSSEPGNYMNYYQQIYEFIVFGYALPSPAEEIIKNMKIIDAAVESSRQEKVIYF